A region from the Aegilops tauschii subsp. strangulata cultivar AL8/78 chromosome 5, Aet v6.0, whole genome shotgun sequence genome encodes:
- the LOC109758708 gene encoding uncharacterized protein, with amino-acid sequence MGKKEAREAASRPSTIGFTRPPPAPVQNGGFVVLNLDGTPEDVRISWRATVGVQIVVFQFNARPISIWSRSQKKLHVAAIWTLLSYLHFGGKWLCAVIHGPSGYLDGYTTQSTGEGLRVKENMSDKKGSRGIYIERSELLPWDGGYMYAAKCRVGHLGLINSFSSIYKTVQGIGPELKDQTVISHGETLILHISEAGRSDILFSFIDSNFISGCLLGNDLLYSARHWRSKSEKPLRKMEEVYSPELADKSKGRMINQGAPRSEGRRIAKFADKKKGNMADEGAKLVDKKGRIADEEKEYGVELEEELSVLEDIRLLHKPNYTRELFCLDKMVVHLAAGRPVSNALEEYLRPRASDPDSEYLVTPFSKFNRSQEEKKKETNPDIEKTTSDMKRLRAKLSDNLHKSLNAVPNVNMAVNRAGIANLGNTCYASCTLQSLHSIGELKSALYSYPDDVQVNEDQKSHNLTIATRNMFHELDQNTGTVQPQHFLQTLRESSPQFKEKEGDGYRQQDAAECWTLLVNTISSTLTTQASDPASAPIKNIFKIDLLERHHCTANGEDKEYKNSVYDLKCSISDRVHHLNEGLKLLLKNSVRACWYPRRKANKNEK; translated from the exons GGGTTTGTTGTATTAAATCTGGATGGCACTCCCGAAGACGTAAGAATAAGTTGGCGTGCCACTGTCGGCGTACAGATTGTGGTGTTTCAATTCAACGCCAGACCGATATCAATTTGGTCACGAAGCCAGAAGAAGTTGCATGTTGCCGCAATCTGGACACTTCTTAGTTACTTGCATTTCGGAGGGAAATGGCTTTGTGCAGTAATTCATGGGCCATCTGGCTACCTAGATGGATACACAACGCAAAGCACAGGAGAAGGTCTCAGAGTAAAAGAAAATATGTCTGATAAGAAAGGATCTAGAGGAATATACATAGAAAGGTCTGAGTTGCTTCCATGGGACGGTGGCTACATGTACGCTGCGAAATGCCGTGTTGGACATTTGGGTTTGATAAACTCATTTTCAAGCATCTATAAGACTGTTCAAGGCATTGGTCCCGAGCTTAAGGATCAGACAGTGATATCCCATGGAGAAACACTCATCCTCCATATCTCAGAGGCAGGAAGGTCTgacattttattttcttttatcgATAGCAATTTCATCTCCGGATGCCTCCTGGGCAACGACCTTCTTTATTCCGCCAGACACTGGAGGTCGAAATCTGAAAAACCACTGCGCAAAATGGAGGAAGTATATTCACCTGAGCTTGCGGATAAGAGTAAAGGAAGGATGATAAATCAAGGAGCCCCCAGGTCTGAGGGTAGGAGGATAGCTAAGTTTGCTGATAAGAAGAAAGGAAATATGGCAGATGAAGGAGCAAAGCTGGTAGATAAGAAGGGAAGGATAGCAGATGAAGAAAAAGAATATGGAGTTGAGCTTGAGGAAGAATTGTCTGTTCTCGAAGACATCAGACTGCTCCATAAGCCGAATTACACACGTGAATTGTTCTGCCTGGATAAGATGGTTGTACATCTTGCTGCAGGGCGCCCGGTGAGCAATGCATTAGAAGAATATCTGAGGCCCCGGGCGTCAGATCCGGATTCAGAGTATCTTGTCACGCCATTCAGCAAGTTTAATCGTTCCCAggaggaaaagaaaaaagaaactaACCCAGACATTGAGAAAACAACTAGCGACATGAAACGCCTGCGTGCTAAGTTGTCAGATAATCTGCATAAAAGCCTAAACGCCGTACCCAATGTTAACATGGCAGTAAACAGAGCAGGCATTGCAAATCTTGGAAATACATGCTACGCAAGTTGCACTTTGCAATCTCTGCATTCGATTGGGGAACTCAAATCTGCATTGTATAG CTATCCAGACGATGTGCAGGTTAATGAGGATCAAAAATCACATAATTTGACTATTGCCACGCGAAACATGTTCCATGAGCTTGATCAAAATACTGGTACTGTTCAGCCCCAGCACTTCTTACAG ACGCTACGGGAATCATCCCCACAGTTCAAAGAAAAGGAAGGTGATGGGTACAGGCAACAG GATGCCGCGGAATGCTGGACACTTTTGGTGAATACAATTTCATCGACTCTTACAACACAAGCAAG TGATCCAGCATCTGCACCAATAAAAAATATTTTCAAGATTGATCTTCTGGAGag GCACCACTGCACAGCGAATGGTGAGGATAAAGAATACAAAAATTCAGTTTATGATCTGAAGTGTTCTATCTCTGATCGTGTACATCACCTCAACGAAGGACTTAAGCTC CTACTTAAAAATTCAGTTCGAGCGTGCTGGTATCCGAGAAGGAAGGCAAATAAAAATGAAAAAT GA
- the LOC141023412 gene encoding uncharacterized protein, translating to MRLCPNASTSVPQIQSALDRHTRQGLNFFAIIPASTSTMPIPHPRRRLGGGGRLDQRGHVRDWAPPGWFWEVLPSGGRRLVRNQPVVDPILVWWRSRGPVTVPRLPDTAEEKSRSPPGPSIIPAVVPVTAPSDIEEMSYSDDESLPGECDWCHDDRGQCDRPHLDEDRRFSIKLEETFDVETLIPCHARRYVLERMGFEDHESMETKKIHLRTHHDIDFEVKLYNSESVTHFGCKNWEAFCKMYGFDEGMLVTMDLGDPDIEQDNMDIWVLVDTPPILPLSYFDCSNNVRNMVDRTYYTDGSELTYKEKTHLVGFCTDIENYNIYNQTPHHYGPPYVPLVHVLNYGNYYGDTLVILRISTVHTGFLKEVETCKSKNGKNVWTVARSFLEAKGSEAQ from the exons caattattcccgcatcaacgtcaacgatgcctatcccgcatcctcgtcgtcgactcggcggaggaggccggcttgatcagaggggccatgtccgggactgggctccgccgggctggttttgggaggtgctaccttccggtgggcgtaggttggtgaggaaccagcccgtcgttgacccgatccttgtttggtggcgctcgcgtgggccagtgacagtgccgaggcttccggacaccgcggaggag aaatctaggagcccccccggcccctccatcatccccgccgtcgtccccgtcaccgccccctccgacatcgag gaaatgtcgtactcggacgacgaaagtctcccgggggagtgcgactggtgccacgacgaccgaggtcagtgcgacaggcctcacctggacgaagatcggcgcttcagtattaagctggaggagacgttcgatgttgaaacg cttatcccatgccatgcaagacgctacgtcttggagaggatgggttttgaagaccatgaaagtatggaaacaaagaaaattcacctaaggacccatcatgatatagattttgaagtaaagctgtataattctgagagcgtaacccattttggttgcaaaaattgggaagcattttgcaagatgtatggttttgatgagggtatgcttgtcaccatggatcttggtgatcctgacatcgagcaagacaatatggacatttgggtccttgttgatacgcctccaattctaccgctat cttattttgattgttcaaacaatgtgcggaacatggtagacagaacctactacaccgatggctctgagttaacttataaggagaaaactcatctggtcggattttgtactgatattgagaattacaatatctacaatcaaactcctcatcattatggtcctccatacgtgccactagtgcacgtgttgaactacggtaactactatggagataccctg gtcatcctacgaatctcaactgtccataccggatttctaaaagaagtggagacatgcaaatcaaagaatggaaaaaatgtatggacagtcgcaaggagcttcttggaagccaaaggaagcgaggcgcaataa